A window of the Lolium perenne isolate Kyuss_39 chromosome 7, Kyuss_2.0, whole genome shotgun sequence genome harbors these coding sequences:
- the LOC127313774 gene encoding peptide methionine sulfoxide reductase B1, chloroplastic has product MGASPRLGNASHGTPHRTVSHLAPLPTPRVASQPTAPPPQENTTSASNPSMATRCYAAATVVVSSRPRAPRLGLSSYTPPSGSYRRAAVRAMGASPSSPSPSGQAPGKTDSASLSDEELKKRLTKEQYYVTRQKGTERAFTGEYWNTKTPGVYHCVCCDTPLFESSTKFDSGTGWPSYYQPVGDNVKSKLDMSIFFMPRTESLCAVCDAHLGHVFDDGPPPTGKRYCINSASLKLKPQ; this is encoded by the exons ATGGGCGCTTCTCCACGTCTCGGCAACGCCAGCCACGGAACCCCGCATCGCACCGTCTCCCATTTGGCACCTCTGCCTACGCCCCGCGTCGCGTCGCAGCCAACCGCACCGCCTCCCCAGGAAAATACTACTAGCGCATCGAACCCATCGATGGCCACCCGGTGTTACGCGGCTGCTACCGTCGTGGTCTCGTCGCGACCACGCGCGCCCCGCCTCGGCCTCTCCTCCTACACGCCACCCAGCGGCAGCTACCGCCGAGCCGCCGTCCGCGCCATGggcgcctcgccgtcgtcgccttCCCCGTCGGGGCAAGCCCCAG GGAAAACGGATAGCGCATCTCTGAGTGACGAGGAGTTGAAGAAGCGCCTGACGAAAGAACAGTATTACGTCACTCGGCAGAAGGGAACTGAGAGGGCATTCACTGG GGAATACTGGAACACTAAAACCCCAGGGGTCTACCACTGCGTCTGCTGTGACACCCCTCTGTTTGA GTCATCTACCAAGTTTGATAGTGGCACTGGATGGCCGTCTTATTATCAGCCAGTTGGCGACAATGTCAAGAGCAAGCTTGACATGTCGATCTTCTTCATGCCTCGGACCGAGTCCCTATGTGCTGTCTGTGACGCTCATCTGGGGCATGTCTTTGATGATGGACCACCGCCGACGGGGAAGAGATATTGCATTAACAG TGCATCTCTGAAGCTGAAGCCCCAGTAG